The following coding sequences are from one Panicum hallii strain FIL2 chromosome 5, PHallii_v3.1, whole genome shotgun sequence window:
- the LOC112892448 gene encoding uncharacterized protein LOC112892448: protein MEQEMPAALARAGSQIAAAVDAIGHDGGQPAAAAVAAGQPGRQAMRWTTVMSSFVLRRFCLLISTGVRTDKGFKEVHFNQVASDLQEFTSNKVTGQQVYNHLCKWRQRWMRVTKLRELSGSLWDEDNFMITLEEEHYKGHVKVYPRDADLLNKPIENYQHMEVIFGTGCATGKFVMGSNEALGSLSDFTKSSLKHLEDDIGKLFEEVGKKQEGGGGGSGSVAGNKRKRSSLSDEDITIMTGMAAAVNNVADAIRETKAQDEHPDLYEAVMFMPGFSEEALIMVYSHLLDNRAQGGAFVKMNQSHRMLWLKTFLAKHYYPQVAYCQWLLLQLLVPSILMAGAFVGVRLVLSRCLPFRFALILPYLLLASFMG, encoded by the exons ATGGAACAGGAAATGCCTGCTGCTCTTGCCCGGGCTGGTAGCCAGATAGCTGCAGCTGTTGACGCCATCGGCCATGATGGTGGccagcctgctgctgctgctgttgccgcTGGGCAGCCAGGGAGGCAAGCCATGAGGTGGACCACTGTCATGTCCTCATTTGTGCTTCGCCGCTTCTGCCTTCTCATCTCCACTGGTGTTAGGACTGATAAAGGCTTTAAGGAGGTCCACTTCAACCAAGTTGCCAGTGATCTTCAAGAGTTCACTAGCAACAAGGTCACCGGACAGCAAGTGTACAATCACTTATGCAAATGGAGGCAGAGGTGGATGAGGGTGACAAAGCTTAGAGAGCTTAGTGGGTCCTTGTGGGATGAGGATAACTTCATGATAACTTTAGAAGAGGAGCACTACAAGGGGCATGTCAAGGTATAT CCCAGGGATGCTGATCTGCTTAACAAGCCAATTGAGAACTACCAGCACATGGAAGTTATCTTTGGCACTGGGTGTGCCACTGGTAAATTTGTCATGGGCTCTAATGAGGCTTTGGGCTCCCTCTCTGATTTTACTAAGAGCTCTCTAAAGCATCTGGAAGATGACATTGGCAAGCTGTTTGAAGAGGTGGGGAAAAAACAGGAAGGAGGTGGGGGTGGTAGTGGTTCTGTGGCTGGCAATAAGAGGAAGAGATCCTCTTTAAGTGACGAGGACATCACTATCATGACTGGCATGGCTGCTGCTGTTAACAATGTAGCTGATGCTATTCGTGAGACCAAGGCGCAAGATGAGCATCCTGACCTATACGAGGCTGTCATGTTCATGCCCGGCTTTAGCGAGGAGGCCCTGATTATGGTCTATTCTCACCTTCTGGATAACAGGGCTCAGGGGGGTGCTTTTGTCAAGATGAATCAGTCACATCGTATGCTGTGGCTGAAAACTTTCTTGGCCAAGCACTACTATCCGCAGGTGGCCTATTGCCAGTGGTTGTTGCTTCAACTTTTGGTGCCATCTATACTGATGGCTGGTGCTTTTGTGGGGGTCAGGCTTGTGCTGTCGAGGTGCCTCCCATTTAGGTTTGCTCTAATATTGCCATATCTATTGCTGGCTTCATTTATGGGCTGA